Proteins from one Triticum aestivum cultivar Chinese Spring chromosome 7A, IWGSC CS RefSeq v2.1, whole genome shotgun sequence genomic window:
- the LOC123151136 gene encoding polcalcin Phl p 7-like has product MADDMERIFKRFDTNGDGKISLTELTDALRTLGSTSADEVQRMMAEIDTDGDGFIDFSEFISFCNANPGLMKDVAKVF; this is encoded by the coding sequence ATGGCGGACGACATGGAGAGGATCTTCAAGAGGTTCGACACGAACGGCGACGGGAAGATCTCGCTGACTGAGCTGACGGACGCGCTGCGGACGCTGGGGTCGACCTCCGCGGACGAGGTGCAGCGCATGATGGCGGAGATCGACACCGACGGTGACGGCTTCATCGACTTCAGCGAGTTCATCTCCTTCTGCAACGCCAACCCCGGGCTCATGAAGGACGTCGCCAAGGTCTTCTGA